In Wolinella succinogenes DSM 1740, a single genomic region encodes these proteins:
- a CDS encoding inorganic phosphate transporter: protein MDIKNLNQIEKATKFGQRDVAKLGLAILFVFCAAALASLYSTTLSGNVGILVIATMIGGYMAINIGANDVANNVGPAVGSKALTMGGAILIAAICEASGAIIAGGDVVDTIRSGIISKSILQDRETFILLMLSALIAGALWLHLATAIGAPVSTTHSIVGGILGAGIVAGGAGIVNWAEVARIAASWVISPLFGGVVAAIFLMLIKRAITYQIDKIAAAKKVVPWLLFVMSGSFALYLVTKGLKRLIPLSLPLALLISLAIAVIVFFLSRPFILKVAGSMQNTKEEINRFFTIPLIFAAALLSFAHGANDVANAIGPLAAINEALIGFSHGDKAGVPLWIMAIGGAGISLGLALYGPKLIKTVGSEITDLDQIRAFCIAMSAALTVLIASQLGLPVSSTHIAVGAVFGVGFLREHLKKRYYEMEQQIIEAHQDEDGAKVQEFLRRFKKASTPKKELMLKSLKRKVALESADPEAPRFNKKEKKQLKKVYKQELVKRSALNKIVATWIITVPAAALLSAGIFAFLKSLSIDL from the coding sequence ATGGACATAAAAAACCTTAATCAAATTGAGAAGGCAACCAAGTTTGGCCAAAGGGATGTAGCCAAGCTTGGACTCGCGATTCTCTTTGTCTTTTGTGCGGCCGCTTTGGCCTCTCTCTACTCCACCACCCTCTCAGGGAACGTGGGAATTCTTGTCATTGCTACGATGATTGGCGGATATATGGCGATCAACATCGGCGCCAATGATGTGGCCAACAATGTAGGACCAGCGGTAGGCTCCAAGGCTCTCACCATGGGGGGAGCCATTTTGATTGCAGCCATTTGTGAGGCAAGTGGGGCCATCATTGCTGGGGGTGATGTGGTGGATACAATCCGCTCAGGAATCATCTCCAAAAGCATCCTTCAAGATCGCGAAACTTTTATCCTACTCATGCTCTCCGCGCTCATTGCTGGAGCCCTGTGGCTCCATCTAGCCACGGCGATTGGAGCGCCCGTTTCGACCACTCACTCTATCGTCGGGGGGATATTGGGTGCAGGAATCGTTGCAGGAGGAGCGGGGATTGTTAATTGGGCTGAAGTAGCTCGGATTGCGGCTAGCTGGGTGATTTCACCTCTATTTGGAGGGGTGGTTGCCGCCATTTTTCTCATGCTCATCAAGCGTGCCATCACCTATCAGATCGACAAAATCGCCGCAGCTAAAAAGGTGGTGCCTTGGCTCCTCTTTGTCATGAGTGGCTCTTTTGCCCTCTATCTCGTCACCAAAGGACTCAAGCGTCTCATTCCCCTCTCCCTTCCTTTGGCGCTTCTCATCAGCCTCGCCATCGCTGTGATCGTCTTTTTCCTTTCGCGTCCCTTCATCCTTAAAGTCGCAGGCAGCATGCAAAACACCAAAGAGGAGATCAACCGCTTTTTCACTATTCCTCTCATCTTTGCCGCTGCTCTTTTGAGCTTTGCCCATGGGGCTAATGATGTCGCCAATGCCATTGGTCCCCTAGCAGCCATCAATGAGGCCTTGATAGGGTTTTCGCATGGAGATAAGGCGGGGGTTCCTCTTTGGATCATGGCGATTGGTGGAGCGGGAATCTCTTTAGGCTTAGCCCTCTATGGTCCTAAGCTTATTAAGACCGTAGGAAGCGAGATCACCGACTTGGATCAGATTCGCGCCTTTTGTATCGCCATGTCAGCCGCCCTTACCGTGCTCATCGCTTCCCAGCTAGGCCTTCCGGTGAGCTCAACGCATATTGCCGTGGGAGCGGTTTTTGGTGTAGGATTCTTGCGAGAACATCTCAAAAAACGCTACTATGAGATGGAACAGCAGATCATTGAGGCGCACCAAGATGAGGATGGGGCGAAGGTTCAGGAGTTTTTGCGACGATTCAAAAAAGCCTCCACCCCCAAAAAAGAGCTCATGCTCAAAAGCCTTAAGCGCAAAGTCGCCCTAGAGAGCGCGGATCCAGAGGCACCCAGATTTAACAAAAAAGAGAAAAAACAGCTCAAAAAAGTCTATAAACAAGAGCTTGTCAAGCGTTCTGCCCTCAATAAAATCGTAGCCACATGGATCATCACCGTCCCTGCGGCCGCTCTTTTAAGTGCTGGAATCTTCGCTTTTTTGAAGAGTCTCTCTATTGATCTTTAG
- a CDS encoding chemotaxis protein CheV: MSELFKRVEKRSKTHLHNIMQLAIFTLKEGRRYGINVSKILSFEDARRYPLLRSSGDSLKDGYLVGFIEYQGRAIPVLSLEKWLGFSGEEEENRVLLVCEYSHQILALPIQEIENIHNVPIHSLQKPEISLGEAFTYSVILTLKNQEESILVLDIERLLMECGLAGEGEEGFERVNGSKEIWVAEDSASAREALRSFLEKIGLEARFFGDGEELIGALEQMEHPEEIGLVLTDLEMPRMDGYQVILSVRSQKNLEKIPLWVYSSMSNKGVMEKVKSLGAEGLITKGDYPALYAMLVDCLKINRETLQKSEDSST, translated from the coding sequence ATGTCGGAGCTCTTTAAGCGGGTGGAAAAGCGATCTAAAACTCATCTGCATAATATCATGCAATTGGCGATTTTCACCTTGAAAGAGGGGCGTCGATATGGGATTAATGTTTCCAAAATCCTCTCTTTTGAAGACGCGAGGCGCTATCCCCTGCTCCGCTCCTCAGGGGATTCCCTGAAGGATGGCTATTTGGTGGGCTTTATAGAGTATCAGGGGCGAGCCATTCCTGTGCTATCCTTAGAGAAGTGGCTGGGATTTAGCGGGGAAGAAGAGGAGAATAGAGTGCTTTTGGTGTGCGAGTATAGCCACCAAATTCTCGCCCTCCCCATTCAGGAGATCGAAAACATTCACAATGTCCCTATCCACTCTCTGCAAAAGCCCGAAATCTCTTTGGGAGAGGCGTTCACTTACAGTGTCATTTTGACTCTTAAAAATCAAGAGGAGAGCATTCTTGTTCTTGATATTGAGCGCCTTTTGATGGAGTGCGGGCTGGCGGGAGAGGGCGAAGAGGGTTTTGAGAGGGTGAATGGCTCCAAGGAGATTTGGGTGGCCGAGGATAGCGCCAGCGCCAGAGAGGCCTTGAGAAGCTTTTTAGAAAAGATTGGCTTGGAGGCGAGATTTTTTGGGGATGGCGAGGAGCTTATTGGGGCGCTAGAGCAAATGGAGCACCCTGAAGAGATCGGGCTAGTGCTCACAGATCTTGAGATGCCACGGATGGATGGCTATCAGGTGATTTTGAGTGTGCGGAGTCAAAAGAATTTAGAGAAGATTCCTTTATGGGTCTATAGCTCTATGTCCAACAAGGGAGTGATGGAAAAAGTCAAGAGCTTGGGAGCAGAGGGGCTCATCACCAAAGGAGACTACCCAGCGCTCTACGCCATGCTTGTGGATTGCCTAAAGATCAATAGAGAGACTCTTCAAAAAAGCGAAGATTCCAGCACTTAA
- the modD gene encoding ModD protein has protein sequence MSYILDSQLEKILEENAPFGDLTTQVLGVKNRHTEIVIIAKNDIISSCTEEAVRIFELTGSKASLISRSGDRLGKGEVLLVAEGECENIMLGWRAAQGLLEYCCGVSTLADRFTQKLKESALPIALLFNTQSIPSTRKFASKAALSGGAMPHRLGLSDSILIYPEHLKLFKSKEEARNQISQIKAALPGKKIILEARSEKEALEAMQFEVDALQLDRFSPSSLKKICSKIQGLKPEIALLAVTNTEARFFEEYIMEGISGIVSGAIFYAPPAELKVTISRS, from the coding sequence TTGTCTTATATTCTCGATTCTCAGCTTGAAAAAATTTTAGAAGAGAACGCCCCTTTTGGGGATTTGACCACGCAAGTCCTAGGAGTGAAGAATCGCCACACCGAAATTGTCATCATCGCCAAAAACGACATCATCTCCTCGTGCACCGAAGAGGCGGTGAGAATCTTTGAGCTCACGGGCTCCAAAGCCTCCCTCATCTCGCGCTCAGGCGATCGCCTTGGCAAGGGAGAGGTGCTCTTAGTGGCCGAGGGAGAGTGCGAGAATATCATGCTTGGATGGCGAGCCGCCCAAGGGCTGCTTGAGTATTGTTGTGGAGTCTCTACCCTAGCGGATCGCTTCACTCAAAAGCTCAAAGAGAGCGCTCTTCCCATCGCTCTACTCTTTAATACCCAAAGCATCCCCTCCACAAGAAAATTTGCCTCCAAAGCGGCTCTAAGCGGAGGAGCGATGCCTCATCGATTAGGGCTTTCTGATTCAATTCTCATCTATCCTGAACACCTCAAGCTCTTCAAAAGCAAAGAGGAGGCAAGGAATCAAATCTCTCAAATCAAAGCCGCTCTACCGGGCAAAAAAATCATCCTAGAGGCAAGAAGCGAAAAAGAGGCGTTAGAGGCGATGCAGTTTGAGGTGGACGCCCTCCAGCTAGATCGATTTTCCCCCAGCTCTCTTAAAAAAATATGCTCCAAGATTCAAGGCTTAAAGCCTGAAATAGCGCTGCTGGCAGTGACCAATACAGAGGCACGATTCTTTGAAGAGTATATCATGGAAGGGATTTCGGGGATTGTGAGTGGGGCAATCTTTTATGCTCCCCCCGCCGAGCTGAAGGTTACCATCAGTCGGTCTTAG
- the rpsR gene encoding 30S ribosomal protein S18, with product MAEKKRYSKRYCKYTEAKIEFIDYKDVEMLKHSLSERYKIMPRRLTGNSKRWQERVEVAIKRARHMALIPYIIDRKKVVENPFKI from the coding sequence ATGGCAGAAAAGAAAAGATATTCCAAGCGGTATTGCAAGTACACTGAAGCCAAAATCGAGTTTATCGATTATAAAGATGTAGAGATGCTCAAGCACTCTTTGTCTGAGCGATATAAAATCATGCCCCGACGCCTCACAGGTAACTCCAAGCGCTGGCAAGAGCGAGTCGAGGTAGCCATCAAGCGTGCCCGACACATGGCGCTCATTCCCTATATCATCGATCGCAAAAAAGTGGTCGAGAACCCTTTTAAGATCTAA
- a CDS encoding single-stranded DNA-binding protein has translation MYNKVILVGNLTRDVELRYLPSGSALAKIGIATNRRFKKQDGSQGDEVCFVDVNLFGRTAEIANQYLKKGSKILIEGRLVLESWTDQSGQKRSKHSVTAESLQMLDSKGASQGGYEGEDYSSYDSTPSYGATSSAKSAPNTQAPYKEPQIPEINIDDDEIPF, from the coding sequence ATGTACAACAAGGTCATCTTAGTCGGCAACCTCACCCGAGACGTCGAGTTGCGCTATCTGCCCAGCGGAAGTGCCTTAGCCAAAATTGGAATTGCGACGAATCGACGCTTTAAAAAGCAGGATGGGAGCCAGGGGGATGAGGTCTGCTTTGTGGACGTGAATCTCTTTGGGCGCACGGCTGAGATCGCCAATCAGTACTTGAAAAAAGGTTCTAAAATTTTGATCGAAGGGCGCTTGGTCTTAGAGAGCTGGACGGATCAAAGCGGTCAAAAACGCTCCAAACATAGCGTGACGGCGGAGAGCCTCCAGATGCTTGATAGCAAGGGAGCCTCCCAAGGAGGGTATGAAGGAGAGGATTACTCCTCTTATGATTCAACCCCCTCTTATGGTGCGACCTCTTCGGCCAAATCAGCTCCCAATACACAAGCTCCTTATAAAGAGCCCCAAATTCCCGAAATCAACATCGATGACGATGAAATACCCTTTTAG
- the rpsF gene encoding 30S ribosomal protein S6 has product MRHYETMFIVKPTLTPEEIVEKINFYKEAIIKNGGEICATQDMGMRNLAYEINKNKRGYYFVVYFKSAPSLVIELERLYRINEDILRFIVIKYESKKEQNAWNTMVDKVNKKAEAPKSAPVAAPETAPVAPEATPEA; this is encoded by the coding sequence ATGCGACATTACGAAACGATGTTTATCGTTAAGCCCACGTTGACCCCTGAAGAGATCGTCGAGAAAATCAATTTTTATAAAGAGGCGATCATCAAGAATGGCGGAGAAATCTGCGCCACTCAAGACATGGGGATGAGAAACCTCGCGTATGAAATCAACAAAAACAAGCGCGGTTACTACTTTGTTGTCTACTTCAAATCTGCCCCTTCTTTGGTGATTGAGCTAGAGCGACTCTACCGAATCAATGAAGATATCTTGCGATTTATTGTCATTAAATATGAAAGCAAAAAAGAGCAAAACGCTTGGAACACTATGGTCGATAAGGTTAACAAAAAAGCTGAAGCTCCAAAGAGCGCTCCTGTAGCAGCTCCAGAGACAGCTCCTGTAGCTCCCGAAGCGACCCCAGAAGCCTAA
- a CDS encoding DNA polymerase III subunit delta: MYKREFDTLLASGKIPRALFLYGENPFLIGYYGARVVERLSLLPEEKNSFYFGEYEFQALKGILAQSSLFGDRSFVLLRLEKKLPKKEIDALLGALEKNPSAYWLIEFYKAENKSATEYSQDCKAMAGSFKGNERAEVRFFDPNQGESLAILRERALSLGMEVEDRWLLSLWMVQNQELGLAYNELEKFALLGRKPEMRDIERLSYGLGSVSVEELCVALLEKKEALKIALALEEEGIEEMALCGEMERFFYQLFLFYAHIRVHGNSDSSEILGYKLPKMIEEKKARAAIGLKEAHFFRIFTALQEWREKIMQGRSRGRGLFLALIKIQAIL; the protein is encoded by the coding sequence GTGTACAAACGGGAGTTTGATACTCTTTTGGCCTCAGGCAAGATTCCTAGGGCGCTTTTTCTATACGGGGAGAACCCCTTTTTAATCGGCTATTATGGAGCGCGTGTGGTGGAGCGACTCTCTCTTTTGCCCGAAGAGAAAAACTCCTTCTATTTTGGCGAGTATGAGTTTCAAGCTCTCAAAGGAATCCTGGCCCAATCCTCGCTTTTTGGGGATAGAAGCTTTGTTTTGTTGAGATTGGAAAAGAAGCTTCCCAAAAAAGAGATCGATGCCCTTTTGGGGGCACTAGAGAAGAATCCTAGTGCCTATTGGCTGATTGAGTTTTACAAAGCAGAGAATAAAAGCGCCACGGAATACTCCCAAGACTGCAAGGCGATGGCGGGCTCTTTTAAGGGGAATGAGCGTGCTGAGGTGCGATTTTTTGATCCTAACCAAGGCGAATCGCTCGCTATTTTAAGGGAGCGAGCGCTCTCTCTTGGCATGGAGGTGGAGGATCGATGGCTTCTTTCGCTTTGGATGGTGCAAAACCAAGAGCTAGGGCTTGCCTATAATGAGCTAGAGAAGTTCGCTCTGCTGGGCAGAAAGCCTGAGATGCGAGATATTGAGAGACTCTCTTATGGCTTGGGGAGCGTGAGCGTTGAGGAGCTTTGCGTGGCGCTTTTGGAGAAAAAAGAGGCGCTCAAGATCGCTTTAGCTCTAGAAGAGGAGGGGATTGAGGAGATGGCGCTTTGTGGCGAGATGGAGCGATTCTTTTATCAGCTTTTTCTCTTTTATGCGCACATTCGAGTTCATGGAAACAGCGATTCATCTGAGATTTTAGGATACAAGCTTCCCAAAATGATCGAAGAGAAGAAGGCAAGAGCGGCGATTGGGCTTAAAGAGGCACACTTTTTTAGGATTTTCACAGCTCTTCAGGAGTGGAGGGAGAAGATCATGCAGGGACGGAGCCGAGGGAGAGGGTTATTCTTAGCGTTAATTAAAATTCAAGCAATTCTTTAA